One Cottoperca gobio chromosome 23, fCotGob3.1, whole genome shotgun sequence genomic region harbors:
- the ccdc59 gene encoding thyroid transcription factor 1-associated protein 26 homolog, which translates to MVVYHEWTPTDQKIKNKKFTAKDGNWKKSQNNAHGVKKKRKWVPEHKVYEGSVKEGQGFALKRKERVKHEYNKLLRKEEKKKNKPVPKVFYKEEYPEHLKHLYMAEAVKLKNEAWTNRVNRSMLRMKAQDKGEETAENDDDDDAEAEAEAADPDSEVTGGSEQTDSGTGNPEPTAASEKDSLPMSNRMKKKIQKKTSYQKSNEEFETFAQKRKRKKEEYLSSKQQRDEAIQKYKLKKEETFQMLSKKTRKGQPNLNLQMDYLLQKIQGSGK; encoded by the exons ATGGTTGTCTACCAtg AATGGACACCGACAGAtcaaaaaattaagaataagaAGTTTACCGCGAAAGATGGTAACTGGAAGAAATCACAAAATAACGCACATGGTgtcaagaagaagaggaaatggGTCCCCGAGCACAAAGTATACGAAGGCAGTGTTAAGGAAG GTCAGGGGTTTGctttaaaaagaaaggaaagagtcAAACATGAGTACAACAAGCTGCTGcggaaggaggagaaaaagaagaacaaaccTGTGCCCAAAGTGTTTTACAAGGAGGAATACCCAGAACACCTCAAGCATCTATACATGGCCGAGGCAGTGAAACTGAAGAACGAGGCCTGGACCAATAGAGTTAACAGGAGTATGCTGAGAATGAAAGCGCAGGATAAGGGAGAAGAGACGGctgaaaatgatgatgatgatgatgctgaagctgaagctgaagctgctgatCCAGATTCAGAAGTTACTGGTGGATCTGAGCAGACAGATTCTGGCACTGGGAACCCTGAACCAACAGCGGCCTCAGAGAAAGACAG TCTTCCAATGAGCAACCGcatgaagaaaaaaatacagaaGAAGACGTCCTACCAGAAGTCAAACGAGGAATTTGAGACATTCGCACAGAAGCgtaaaaggaagaaagag GAGTACCTGAGCAGCAAGCAGCAGAGAGACGAAGCCATTCAGAAGTACAAACTGAAAAAGGAGGAGACGTTTCAGATGCTGAGCAAAAAGACCAGGAAAGGACAACCCAATCTGAACCTCCAGATGGACTATTTGCTTCAAAAGATCCAAGGATCTGGGAAATGA